A genomic window from Brachyhypopomus gauderio isolate BG-103 unplaced genomic scaffold, BGAUD_0.2 sc116, whole genome shotgun sequence includes:
- the LOC143497932 gene encoding E3 ubiquitin-protein ligase TRIM39-like gives MAATNPLSEEEFSCPVCCDIFRDPVILSCSHSVCKTCLQQFWETKGSQECPVCRRRSSRDDPPCNLALKNLCESFLASRSQRSSAGSEVLCSLHNEKRKLFCLEDQQPVCVVCQISKAHKTHDCCPVEEAVFDFKDKLKTSLESLQQHLKVLEKDKQVCEKTAAHIKYQAQHTERQIKEEFEKIHQFLRDEEAARIAALKEEEEQKSHMMRRKIEEMSGEIASLSDQIRNTEKEMEAENIPFLLNVSSTLKQVHHTPKQHEKVSGTLINVAKHLSNLKFRVWERMQKILQYYPVTLDPNTAHPDLHLSDDLTTVELRPQDSLLPDNPERFDVCACVLGSEGFNSGTHCWDVDVGDSDVWILGVIIESEWRKGQRVWDSVWRLGYRKFTGKYWTRCPGQTPHYFTPTEKVQRVRVQLDWDRGKVTFTDLLTSSHLRTITHTFTHTVFPLFYNNSSFPVRILPAKISVTVEQQN, from the exons atggctgctacaaaccctctgtcagaagaagagttttcatgtcctgtgtgctgtgacatcttcagggatcctgttatactgtcatgtagccacagtgtgtgtaaaacctgtctgcagcagttctgggaaaccaagggatctcaagaatgtccagtttgtaggaGAAGATCTTCAAGAGATGATCCTCCCTGTAATCTTGCACTAAAGAACCTGTGTGAGTCTTTTCTAGCGAGCAGGAGTCAGAGAtcttcagcagggtctgaggtgctctgcagtctgcacaatgagaaacgcaaactcttctgtctggaggaccaacagcctgtgtgtgtggtgtgtcagatttcaaaggcacataaaactcacgactgctgtccagtagaggaagctgtgtttgactttaag gacaaactcaagacctcactggagtctctacagcagcatctgaaggtCTTGGAGAAAGATAAACAAGtctgtgagaaaacagcagcacacattaag tatcaggcccagcacacagagaggcagataaaggaggagtttgagaagatccaTCAGTTTCTACgagatgaagaagcagcaagaatagctgcactgaaggaggaagaggagcagaagagtcacatgatgaggaggaagattgaggagatgagtggagaaatagcatctctttcagatcaaatcagaaacacagagaaggagatggaagctgagaacatcccgttcttacta aatgtgtcgtccacattgaaaca agttcatcacaccccaaaacaacatgagaaggtgtcaggaactctgatcaatgtagcaaaacatctttccaacctgaagttcagagtctgggagagaatgcagaagattctccagtact accctgttactctggaccccaacaccgcacatccagacctccacctgtctgatgatctcactactgtagaacTCAGACCACAGGActcactgcttcctgataatccagagagatttgatgtgtgtgcgtgtgtcctgggctctgagggctttaactcagggacacactgctgggatgttgatgttggagacagtgaTGTCTGGATACTGGGTGTAATTATAGAGTCTGAATGGAGAAAGGGACAGAGGGTCTGGGATTCAGTGTGGCGTCTGGGCTACAGGAAGTTCACCGGTAAATACTGGACACGCTGCCCAGGACAGACACCTCACTACTTCACACCTACAGAGAaagtgcagagggtcagagttcagctggactgggacagggggaaagtgacattcactgatcttctaaccagttcacacctgcgcactataacacacacttttactcacACTGTTTTCCCTTTATTCTATAATAACAGTTCCTTTCCTGTGAGGATCTTACCAGCAAAGATATCAGTAACAGTGGAACAGCAAAATTAA
- the LOC143497928 gene encoding zinc finger MYM-type protein 1 encodes MPARPKRTEEEEHIGEGDREFSGEAEQEQAAASVSTETTLDLGDRNTGPKQVKLAQYPQSVFGTQKRAFQFNWFQSFNWLEYSCKRDAAFCYAYRVFGRNLKQDVFVSGGVKNWRKALSFYHKHESSQSHKDRVIRWQSYNASLLKGSVVQQIESATSTEVQERREYLKRIVAVTSLLGKQGIPFRGHDESCESHDKGMFAECFKLVQKFDPFLKLHSSTEHHISFKLQSECGMSKERFLALTELMGFDAESIANTTEQQLALNGIGDLKCVAQTYDGAAVMSGAVGDVQAHFRKKHPEAVYVHCYAHELNLVLCHTCRAISEAREFFEILESVYSFFSSSLVNHHKFVETQTRLGLQQTELVQLSSTRWACQLRSVNCVLDNFPAIIECLLGINTPLAVGLRVKLCKFSSVFALLYLQKENIDLARAMEYKNAVTDSLKEKRSDSTAALALHYNIDLKPAEVMVASNFFKRKNETGATVQAALTIPVSSCSCERSFGASRRLHTWLRTMGQNRLHHLAVMSIEKELLDSISPDIVIDRFANLKVRRHRLVLPK; translated from the exons atgcctgcccgtcccAAAC gaacagaggaggaggagcataTTGGTGAAGGTGACAGGGAGTTCAGTGGAGAAGCAGAACAAGAACAGGCAGCAGCATCAGTTTCGACAGAGACGACTTTAGATTTAGGTGACAGAAACACAGGTCCTAAACAAGTAAAGCTAGCCCAATACCCACAAAGTGTGTTTGGCACACAAAAAAGGGCCTTCCAGTTCAACTGGTTTCAAAGCTTTAATTGGCTTGAATACTCCTGTAAAAGGGATGCTGCATTCTGCTATGCATACAGGGTGTTTGGGCGAAATTTAAAACAGGACGTAtttgttagtggtggtgtgaaaAATTGGAGGAAGGCACTCAGCTTCTACCACAAGCATGAATCCTCACAGTCCCATAAAGATCGTGTCATTCGTTGGCAGAGCTACAACGCAAGTCTTTTGAAGGGTAGTGTCGTACAACAAATTGAGAGTGCTACTTCCACTGAAGTGCAAGAGAGAAGGGAGTACTTAAAACGCATTGTAGCAGTAACCTCCCTGTTGGGGAAACAGGGAATTCCATTCAGGGGTCACGATGAGTCTTGTGAAAGCCACGATAAAGGAATGTTTGCAGAATGCTTCAAACTGGTGCAGAAATTTGACCCATTTCTCAAGTTACACTCCTCCACTGAACACCACATATCTTTTAAGTTGCAGTCAGAAT GCGGAATGAGTAAAGAAAGATTTCTAGCCCTAACAGAGTTGATGGGCTTTGATGCTGAGTCAATTGCCAACACCACTGAGCAACAGTTAGCTCTAAATGGCATTGGAGATCTCAAATGTGTGGCTCAAACGTACGATGGTGCAGCAGTGATGAGTGGGGCTGTGGGCGATGTCCAGGCCCATTTCAGAAAGAAACACCCCGAAGCAGTGTATGTACATTGTTATGCCCACGAATTGAACCTTGTTTTATGTCACACATGCAGGGCAATTTCTGAGGCCAGAGAGTTTTTTGAAATATTGGAAAGTGTCTACTCATTTTTCAGTTCATCACTGGTGAACCACCACAAGTTTGTAGAGACACAAACAAGACTAGGGTTACAGCAAACTGAACTTGTCCAGTTGTCAAGCACACGTTGGGCATGCCAACTCCGTTCAGTAAATTGTGTTCTTGACAACTTCCCTGCCATCATTGAATGCCTCCTTGGTATTAATACACCTTTGGCTGTGGGACTGAGAGTGAAACTCTGCAAATTCTCCTCTGT GTTTGCACTTCTGTATCTGCAGAAGGAGAACATCGACCTTGCCAGAGCCATGGAGTACAAAAACGCAGTCACCGACTCCCTTAAGGAGAAGCGCAGTGACTCCACTGCTG CACTGGCATTGCACTATAACATTGACCTTAAGCCAGCGGAGGTGATGGTGGCCAGCAACTTTTTTAAGCGCAAGAACGAGactggag CTACTGTTCAGGCTGCTCTTACTATCCCTGTTAGCAGCTGTAGCTGTGAGAGGTCCTTCGGTGCATCGCGCCGCCTACATACCTGGCTGAGGACCATGGGGCAAAATAGACTCCATCATTTGGCTGTGATGTCAATTGAAAAAGAACTTCTTGACAGCATAAGTCCTGACATTGTTATTGACAGATTTGCCAACCTTAAAGTGAGGCGACACCGCTTAGTTCTTCCAAAATAA